A single Watersipora subatra chromosome 7, tzWatSuba1.1, whole genome shotgun sequence DNA region contains:
- the LOC137399291 gene encoding N-acetylgalactosaminyltransferase 7-like isoform X1, whose protein sequence is MRLTLKNLFKIFLAILFVVFAGPSLISMFERPSGDRGYHEHRRKVKHTDNGPNMGLPPPKKHISDIAEKIHVNLPQMGKPSQVIQGVHGFSKQPVVSEPTAVFKDGELGNFEPVIKKGSGPGEGGEPVYHDMSEDAEAKKQLNQYGFNMVVSDKIAMNRTIPDTRLDECKYWHYTTDLPSASVILVFHNEGFSTLVRTVHSVINTSPRELLHEVVMVDDFSDKPHLKGPLEDYLKQFNGLVKLFRNSQREGLIRTRTIGAQHAEGDVIVFLDAHCECNRNWLVPLLARIKHNRKLMAVPTIDGIDFNTFRVRPVYGHGTHYRGIFEWGFLYKESEVPQRELDRRTHFSEPYRAPTHAGGLFAMDRKYFFELGAYDDGLLIWGGENFELSFKIWQCGGEIEWVPCSRVAHVYRNHMPYGFGNINTKIPVIQINYMRVVEVWLDDEFKEYFYTREPAVKGYDIGDISKQLAFKKEHNCKSFQWFMSNIAYEVYDRFPPPPANRHWGMLKQEGTDDCWDAVGWSVGRNAAIYRCHKLGGSQLMRLNVKGQLASGERCLVPRGGHVEVIVCPIQPTGDWEYLEDTKQIRDKSSGKCAGKPNGNDQELDMQTCDSQITAQKFNFIQVKQF, encoded by the exons ATGCGGTTGACCctgaaaaacctttttaaaattttcttagCCATTTTGTTTGTGGTATTTGCGGGTCCCTCCCTGATTTCTATGTTTGAGAGGCCTAGTGGAGACCGAGGCTATCATGAGCACAGAAGGAAGGTTAAGCATACTGACAATGGTCCCAACATGGGCCTTCCTCCCCCAAAGAAACATATCTCTGATATCGCAGAGAAAATTCATGTGAACTTG CCTCAGATGGGCAAACCCTCACAGGTCATTCAGGGTGTGCATGGTTTCTCAAAGCAGCCAGTAGTCAGTGAGCCTACTGCAGTTTTTAAAGATGGAGAGTTGGGCAACTTTGAGCCCGTCATCAAAAAAGGCAGCGGTCCGG GTGAGGGTGGAGAGCCAGTTTATCATGACATGTCGGAGGATGCTGAGGCTAAGAAACAGCTGAACCAGTACGGTTTTAACATGGTTGTTAGCGATAAAATAGCCATGAACAGAACTATACCAGACACCAGGCTTGATGA GTGCAAGTACTGGCACTATACTACTGATCTGCCCTCCGCTAGCGTTATCCTTGTTTTCCACAACGAGGGCTTCTCAACCCTCGTCAGAACTGTACACAGTGTTATTAACACGTCTCCACGCGAACTGCTCCATGAGGTTGTTATGGTTGATGACTTCAGTGACAAAC CCCACCTGAAAGGGCCTCTAGAGGACTATTTGAAGCAGTTCAATGGGTTAGTAAAGCTTTTCAGAAACTCGCAGAGGGAGGGTCTCATCAGGACTCGCACTATCGGAGCGCAACACGCAGAGGGTGATGTAATTGTCTTCCTCGATGCTCATTGCGAGTGCAACAGAAACTGGCTGGTGCCACTTCTTGCCAGAATTAAACACAATAG GAAGTTGATGGCTGTCCCAACTATAGATGGTATTGATTTCAACACATTCCGAGTGAGACCAGTATATGGCCATGGCACTCACTACCGAGGCATATTCGAGTGGGGATTCCTTTACAAGGAGTCAGAGGTGCCCCAGCGTGAGCTTGACAGGCGTACACACTTCAGTGAGCCATATAG AGCCCCAACACATGCCGGAGGTCTCTTTGCAATGGACAGAAAGTATTTCTTTGAGTTGGGAGCCTATGACGATGGCCTGTTAATTTGGGGAGGAGAGAATTTTGAACTTTCTTTTAAG ATATGGCAATGCGGCGGGGAGATAGAATGGGTCCCGTGTTCTCGAGTTGCTCACGTCTACAGAAATCATATGCCATACGGTTTTGGCAACATAAACACAAAAATTCCTGTCATCCAAATA AACTATATGAGGGTCGTAGAGGTGTGGTTGGATGACGAGTTCAAGGAGTATTTCTATACCCGAGAACCTGCAGTTAAAGGTTATGATATTG GTGATATCTCCAAACAACTGGCATTTAAAAAAGAACACAATTGCAAGAGCTTTCAATGGTTCATGAGTAACATAGCTTATGAAGTTTATGATAGATTTCCTCCGCCTCCCGCAAACAGGCATTGGGGCATG CTCAAACAAGAGGGAACCGATGACTGCTGGGATGCTGTCGGCTGGTCAGTTGGCCGAAATGCTGCGATTTATCGCTGCCACAAGCTTGGCGGTAGTCAGCTAATGCGCTTGAATGTCAAAGGACAGCTGGCATCTGGAGAAAGATGTTTGGTGCCTCGAGGGGGTCATGTGGAGGTGATAGTCTGCCCAATACAGCCAACCGGTGATTGGGAGTATTTAGAG GACACAAAGCAGATCAGGGACAAGTCATCAGGTAAATGCGCAGGTAAACCAAATGGAAATGACCAAGAACTCGACATGCAAACATGCGATAGTCAAATTACAGCACAAAAATTCAACTTCATCCAAGTcaaacagttttaa
- the LOC137399291 gene encoding N-acetylgalactosaminyltransferase 7-like isoform X2: protein MRLTLKNLFKIFLAILFVVFAGPSLISMFERPSGDRGYHEHRRKVKHTDNGPNMGLPPPKKHISDIAEKIHPQMGKPSQVIQGVHGFSKQPVVSEPTAVFKDGELGNFEPVIKKGSGPGEGGEPVYHDMSEDAEAKKQLNQYGFNMVVSDKIAMNRTIPDTRLDECKYWHYTTDLPSASVILVFHNEGFSTLVRTVHSVINTSPRELLHEVVMVDDFSDKPHLKGPLEDYLKQFNGLVKLFRNSQREGLIRTRTIGAQHAEGDVIVFLDAHCECNRNWLVPLLARIKHNRKLMAVPTIDGIDFNTFRVRPVYGHGTHYRGIFEWGFLYKESEVPQRELDRRTHFSEPYRAPTHAGGLFAMDRKYFFELGAYDDGLLIWGGENFELSFKIWQCGGEIEWVPCSRVAHVYRNHMPYGFGNINTKIPVIQINYMRVVEVWLDDEFKEYFYTREPAVKGYDIGDISKQLAFKKEHNCKSFQWFMSNIAYEVYDRFPPPPANRHWGMLKQEGTDDCWDAVGWSVGRNAAIYRCHKLGGSQLMRLNVKGQLASGERCLVPRGGHVEVIVCPIQPTGDWEYLEDTKQIRDKSSGKCAGKPNGNDQELDMQTCDSQITAQKFNFIQVKQF from the exons ATGCGGTTGACCctgaaaaacctttttaaaattttcttagCCATTTTGTTTGTGGTATTTGCGGGTCCCTCCCTGATTTCTATGTTTGAGAGGCCTAGTGGAGACCGAGGCTATCATGAGCACAGAAGGAAGGTTAAGCATACTGACAATGGTCCCAACATGGGCCTTCCTCCCCCAAAGAAACATATCTCTGATATCGCAGAGAAAATTCAT CCTCAGATGGGCAAACCCTCACAGGTCATTCAGGGTGTGCATGGTTTCTCAAAGCAGCCAGTAGTCAGTGAGCCTACTGCAGTTTTTAAAGATGGAGAGTTGGGCAACTTTGAGCCCGTCATCAAAAAAGGCAGCGGTCCGG GTGAGGGTGGAGAGCCAGTTTATCATGACATGTCGGAGGATGCTGAGGCTAAGAAACAGCTGAACCAGTACGGTTTTAACATGGTTGTTAGCGATAAAATAGCCATGAACAGAACTATACCAGACACCAGGCTTGATGA GTGCAAGTACTGGCACTATACTACTGATCTGCCCTCCGCTAGCGTTATCCTTGTTTTCCACAACGAGGGCTTCTCAACCCTCGTCAGAACTGTACACAGTGTTATTAACACGTCTCCACGCGAACTGCTCCATGAGGTTGTTATGGTTGATGACTTCAGTGACAAAC CCCACCTGAAAGGGCCTCTAGAGGACTATTTGAAGCAGTTCAATGGGTTAGTAAAGCTTTTCAGAAACTCGCAGAGGGAGGGTCTCATCAGGACTCGCACTATCGGAGCGCAACACGCAGAGGGTGATGTAATTGTCTTCCTCGATGCTCATTGCGAGTGCAACAGAAACTGGCTGGTGCCACTTCTTGCCAGAATTAAACACAATAG GAAGTTGATGGCTGTCCCAACTATAGATGGTATTGATTTCAACACATTCCGAGTGAGACCAGTATATGGCCATGGCACTCACTACCGAGGCATATTCGAGTGGGGATTCCTTTACAAGGAGTCAGAGGTGCCCCAGCGTGAGCTTGACAGGCGTACACACTTCAGTGAGCCATATAG AGCCCCAACACATGCCGGAGGTCTCTTTGCAATGGACAGAAAGTATTTCTTTGAGTTGGGAGCCTATGACGATGGCCTGTTAATTTGGGGAGGAGAGAATTTTGAACTTTCTTTTAAG ATATGGCAATGCGGCGGGGAGATAGAATGGGTCCCGTGTTCTCGAGTTGCTCACGTCTACAGAAATCATATGCCATACGGTTTTGGCAACATAAACACAAAAATTCCTGTCATCCAAATA AACTATATGAGGGTCGTAGAGGTGTGGTTGGATGACGAGTTCAAGGAGTATTTCTATACCCGAGAACCTGCAGTTAAAGGTTATGATATTG GTGATATCTCCAAACAACTGGCATTTAAAAAAGAACACAATTGCAAGAGCTTTCAATGGTTCATGAGTAACATAGCTTATGAAGTTTATGATAGATTTCCTCCGCCTCCCGCAAACAGGCATTGGGGCATG CTCAAACAAGAGGGAACCGATGACTGCTGGGATGCTGTCGGCTGGTCAGTTGGCCGAAATGCTGCGATTTATCGCTGCCACAAGCTTGGCGGTAGTCAGCTAATGCGCTTGAATGTCAAAGGACAGCTGGCATCTGGAGAAAGATGTTTGGTGCCTCGAGGGGGTCATGTGGAGGTGATAGTCTGCCCAATACAGCCAACCGGTGATTGGGAGTATTTAGAG GACACAAAGCAGATCAGGGACAAGTCATCAGGTAAATGCGCAGGTAAACCAAATGGAAATGACCAAGAACTCGACATGCAAACATGCGATAGTCAAATTACAGCACAAAAATTCAACTTCATCCAAGTcaaacagttttaa